In Bacillota bacterium, the genomic stretch CTAGCTGCTTTCAGGTCAATTCCTGCATCGGGTATAATCCCTATAAGGCTGTCGGTAATGGTTTTTTTCCCGTCCTTAATGTCCGTCAAACGCGCGATTTGTTTGCCGTTTTTCGTGATGATAATATCCTC encodes the following:
- a CDS encoding type II toxin-antitoxin system prevent-host-death family antitoxin, which encodes MLVTATEFKSNIGKYLSLVGKEDIIITKNGKQIARLTDIKDGKKTITDSLIGIIPDAGIDLKAARRERLARHENLD